A portion of the Juglans microcarpa x Juglans regia isolate MS1-56 chromosome 1D, Jm3101_v1.0, whole genome shotgun sequence genome contains these proteins:
- the LOC121261231 gene encoding uncharacterized protein LOC121261231 yields MDRRRLWEKLAGLYSLWDVPWCMGGDFNTIRFPSECSGHCRNSLAMDEFCEFIFDLDLMDLPLLGGEYTWSNGRVWSRLDRFLLSPAWEAQCPEVSQKRLARVSSDHFPILLDCGGIHRGCRYFKFENMWLKVDGFVEMVRAWWSSYQFIGTPNYILASKLKALKQDLKKWDLEVFGHIDNQKATLLEELQELEDKELLGNN; encoded by the exons ATGGATAGGAGAAGGTTGTGGGAGAAGTTGGCGGGTCTATACTCATTatgggatgtgccgtggtgtatgggGGGCGATTTTAATACTATTCGCTTTCCTAGTGAGTGTTCAGGGCATTGTCGGAATTCTCTGGCCATGGATGAATTCTGCGAGTTCATCTTCGATCTTGACCTCATGGATCTTCCCCTATTAGGGGGTGAATACACTTGGTCAAATGGGAGGGTgtggtcgagattggatagattccttCTATCTCCTGCATGGGAAGCTCAATGTCCGGAAGTTAGTCAGAAACGACTAGCTCGAGTTAGTTCTGATCATTTTCCTATCCTtttggattgtgggggtatACATAGGGGGTGtcggtatttcaagtttgaaaacatgtggctaaaAGTGGAtgggtttgtagagatggtgcGTGCTTGGTGGTCTTCATATCAGTTCATTGGTACCCCAAATTACATTCTTGCAAGTAAG ttGAAGGCATTGAAACAAGATTTGAAGAAGTGGGATTTGGAGGTTTTTGGTCACATTGACAATCAGAAGGCTACATTGTTGGAGGAACTGCAAGAGCTAGAGGATAAAGAGTTATTGGGAAATAATTAA